In Gulosibacter molinativorax, a single window of DNA contains:
- a CDS encoding MFS transporter — MFELNPPSPRAGAREWAALGVLVLAVTLLAVDGTVLSLAVPALSAALDPTANQLLWIGDIYSFALAGLLITMGNLADKIGRKKLLLIGAVGFGLASALASFAPNAETLIAARAVLGISGATLMPSTLSIVRHMFAVPKERTRAIAIWSAGAAGGAALGPLVGGFLLEHFWWGSVFLINIPVMLVLVIAGLFLLPESKNPNPQKVDWLSSILSIAGIVPLVFAIKRVFSAQFDWVLFTSIVIGLVASWLFVRHQQRLPVPMLDLELFKVPAFRGAVISIGFAIFALSGLLFFFSQYLQLVRGLEPLQAGLTELPATIAMMVVVVLVSFVVSKLGVGGATGFGLILTGIGLAILAYAEGLEGFTGIIIALLITGFGIGLAETVAMDTVVGSVPRARAGAASAISETAYELGVALGIAVLGSLLTAQYRMRLPDLSGLSSAEQQSAHESLASGIEALSDSHPDVIHLLQESFTGAMQVTALVAAGLLILTGIFAWRTIPRRISVSEDTGQIEVVK, encoded by the coding sequence ATGTTCGAATTGAATCCGCCTTCGCCGCGCGCCGGTGCCCGAGAATGGGCCGCGCTCGGCGTCCTCGTCCTTGCGGTTACGCTGCTTGCCGTCGACGGCACGGTGCTGTCACTGGCGGTCCCGGCCCTGAGCGCAGCCCTCGACCCCACGGCGAATCAGCTGCTGTGGATCGGCGACATCTACTCATTCGCCCTCGCCGGCCTCCTCATCACGATGGGTAACCTCGCCGACAAGATTGGTCGAAAGAAGCTCCTCCTTATCGGCGCCGTCGGCTTCGGCCTCGCGTCCGCACTAGCCTCCTTCGCGCCAAACGCCGAGACGCTCATTGCCGCCCGCGCTGTGCTCGGGATCAGCGGCGCGACGCTCATGCCCTCAACCCTCTCCATCGTGCGACACATGTTTGCAGTGCCGAAGGAACGCACGCGGGCGATCGCCATCTGGTCGGCCGGTGCTGCAGGTGGTGCCGCGCTCGGCCCGCTCGTTGGCGGTTTCCTCCTCGAACACTTCTGGTGGGGCTCCGTGTTCCTCATCAACATCCCGGTCATGCTCGTCCTCGTCATCGCCGGGCTTTTCCTCCTGCCCGAGTCGAAGAACCCGAATCCCCAGAAGGTCGACTGGCTCTCGAGCATCCTCTCGATCGCCGGGATCGTGCCGCTCGTCTTCGCAATCAAGCGCGTCTTCAGCGCGCAGTTTGATTGGGTGCTGTTCACGTCGATCGTGATCGGCCTCGTGGCGAGCTGGCTGTTTGTGCGACACCAGCAGCGACTCCCGGTCCCGATGCTCGATCTCGAGCTGTTCAAGGTGCCCGCCTTCCGCGGCGCCGTGATCTCGATCGGATTCGCAATCTTCGCGCTCAGTGGCCTGCTGTTCTTCTTCTCGCAGTACCTCCAGCTCGTGCGCGGCCTCGAACCGCTCCAGGCTGGCCTGACCGAGCTCCCCGCGACGATCGCCATGATGGTCGTGGTCGTGCTGGTGTCGTTCGTCGTTTCCAAGCTCGGCGTGGGCGGCGCGACCGGCTTCGGCCTCATCCTCACCGGTATCGGCCTCGCGATCCTCGCGTATGCCGAGGGCCTCGAGGGCTTCACCGGTATCATCATCGCGCTGCTGATCACCGGCTTCGGCATCGGCCTCGCCGAGACGGTGGCGATGGATACGGTGGTCGGTTCAGTCCCGCGCGCTCGCGCGGGTGCCGCGTCGGCGATCTCGGAGACGGCCTATGAGCTCGGCGTCGCCCTCGGCATCGCGGTGCTCGGTTCGCTGCTGACCGCGCAATACCGGATGCGCCTGCCGGACCTCTCGGGGCTATCCTCGGCCGAGCAGCAGTCGGCGCACGAGTCGCTCGCCTCGGGAATCGAGGCGCTGAGCGACAGCCATCCCGACGTCATCCACCTACTCCAAGAGAGTTTCACCGGCGCAATGCAGGTGACCGCGCTCGTCGCCGCCGGATTGCTCATCCTCACGGGTATCTTTGCGTGGCGGACAATCCCCCGCCGCATCAGCGTGAGCGAGGACACCGGCCAGATCGAGGTAGTGAAATGA
- a CDS encoding TetR/AcrR family transcriptional regulator produces MTEGDGSRNTERTRTAILAAARELLTERGTATTLQQIAEAAGISKSGLLHHFANKNELLRAVLRDYYEGLQAAVRARVDLSENYPGKALRAYVHALCGPDSPERAEFASYADFSTYLEGVPGIDELNHADTEYWREFLAQDGLDPDRIAIVRYAAEGLASASAYDEKVLTDDLPRAYPRLLRLTLPEHPEP; encoded by the coding sequence ATGACAGAGGGCGACGGCTCCCGGAATACGGAGCGCACGCGCACGGCCATCCTGGCGGCAGCTCGCGAGTTGCTCACCGAGCGCGGTACTGCGACGACGCTGCAGCAGATCGCCGAGGCCGCGGGGATTTCCAAGAGTGGGCTACTGCATCACTTCGCCAACAAGAACGAGCTCCTGCGCGCCGTCCTACGCGATTATTACGAGGGGCTCCAGGCGGCCGTGCGCGCCCGGGTAGATCTCTCGGAGAACTACCCGGGCAAGGCCCTGCGCGCCTACGTCCACGCGCTGTGCGGCCCCGACTCCCCCGAGCGCGCCGAGTTCGCGAGCTATGCCGATTTCTCAACGTACCTCGAGGGCGTTCCTGGCATCGACGAGCTGAACCACGCCGACACCGAGTATTGGCGCGAATTCCTCGCGCAGGACGGACTTGATCCGGATCGAATCGCGATCGTTCGTTACGCGGCCGAGGGGCTCGCCTCCGCATCCGCGTATGACGAGAAGGTGCTCACCGATGATCTCCCCCGGGCGTATCCGCGGCTGCTGAGGTTGACGCTTCCCGAGCATCCGGAGCCTTGA
- a CDS encoding tellurite resistance/C4-dicarboxylate transporter family protein yields the protein MTTLNRTLERADRAVKALSPGYFALVMATGIVSIGLTEAGFDWPGRALLVLAAIAYVVLAALYSIRWFRYPAEVMSDLRNPEQAFGYFTIVAGTGVVATGLLDTALAIVSVALVVLAALLWFVLGYAIPWFVLMQRDGKPILERTNGTWFVWSVASQSLAVGLAGIEPLVPSASVLIGMLAVLSWSVGALLYAGIAVLIILRIVHLGLTPEQFQPPYWVSMGALAISVVAGTGIVNMSATPMVEAAASFIGGTVVSFWCFASWLIPMLLGAGFWRHVLNGIPLRYSPGMWSMVFPLGMFAVASMRLGRVERIPWIEVIGTSFLWIAVLAWLLVAAGLIGSVIRRGVDAREARDARVKAPDAREASTSAAADTPGGDHR from the coding sequence GTGACAACATTGAACCGGACGCTCGAGCGCGCCGACCGAGCCGTCAAAGCCCTTTCGCCCGGATACTTCGCGCTCGTGATGGCGACGGGCATCGTCTCGATTGGACTGACCGAGGCGGGATTCGATTGGCCGGGGCGTGCGCTGCTCGTGCTGGCCGCGATCGCGTATGTCGTGCTCGCGGCGCTCTACTCGATCCGTTGGTTCCGGTATCCCGCCGAGGTCATGAGCGACCTTCGAAACCCCGAGCAGGCGTTCGGTTACTTCACGATCGTCGCGGGCACGGGCGTCGTCGCCACCGGCCTGCTCGACACGGCGCTGGCGATCGTATCCGTCGCCCTCGTCGTGCTTGCCGCGCTGTTGTGGTTTGTCTTGGGATATGCGATCCCTTGGTTCGTGCTCATGCAGCGCGACGGAAAGCCAATCCTCGAACGCACGAACGGCACGTGGTTCGTGTGGTCGGTTGCGTCCCAGTCACTTGCGGTCGGTCTGGCGGGCATCGAGCCGCTCGTGCCGTCGGCGTCCGTGCTGATCGGGATGCTTGCGGTGCTCTCGTGGTCCGTCGGCGCGCTGCTGTACGCGGGGATCGCCGTGCTCATCATCCTGCGCATCGTGCATCTCGGCCTCACCCCCGAGCAGTTTCAACCGCCGTACTGGGTGTCGATGGGTGCGCTCGCGATCTCGGTCGTCGCGGGAACGGGAATCGTCAACATGTCGGCCACCCCGATGGTCGAGGCCGCCGCGTCATTCATCGGCGGCACGGTGGTGAGCTTCTGGTGCTTTGCATCCTGGCTGATTCCGATGCTGCTGGGCGCGGGATTCTGGCGCCACGTCCTGAACGGGATTCCGCTTCGCTACTCCCCGGGGATGTGGTCGATGGTCTTCCCGCTCGGAATGTTTGCGGTCGCGTCGATGCGCCTCGGGCGAGTCGAGCGCATCCCGTGGATCGAGGTGATCGGCACGAGCTTCCTGTGGATCGCGGTGCTGGCATGGCTGCTCGTGGCCGCAGGCCTCATCGGGAGCGTCATTCGTCGCGGGGTGGATGCGCGGGAAGCGCGGGATGCGCGGGTCAAGGCTCCGGATGCTCGGGAAGCGTCAACCTCAGCAGCCGCGGATACGCCCGGGGGAGATCATCGGTGA